The following are encoded together in the Deinococcus soli (ex Cha et al. 2016) genome:
- the metG gene encoding methionine--tRNA ligase — translation MSQDPFFITTAIDYANGAPHIGHVYEKILTDAIARYQRLAGRDVFFLTGTDEHGEKIAKAAAKAGQTPQVFVDDLATRAFKGLWDRLEISYDDFVRTTEGRHKRFVQDVLQRVYDAGDIYFDEYEGLYSVGAERYVTEKELVEGPDGVRRYPGDKDPPELRREANYFFRMEKYQAWLLEHIQTNPDFIQPAGYRNEVIEMLREPIGPLSISRPKSRVPWGIELPWDPDHVTYVWFDALLNYVSAPVSKGAKPDVIGTAWHVIGKDILKPHAVFWPTMLRAAGLPPYRRLVVHSHILAEDGRKMGKSLGNAIDPEALVTEFPVDAIRYTLLREATLSADSPYGEGILVNRLNSDLANDLGNLLSRTVSMIQKYRAGVIPAAADLSDRDREIEAAALALPGQILGLVDDLKINMAIEAAMNFVRDLNRYIAESAPWTLAKSEDTQRRLDTVLYTAAEGLRVASVALEAVIPVKARELRAQLGLGGHTYALQAAWGLTPAGTRVQGGAILFPKPEPKDTPTPAPSAPKPGKKEKAMTQTAPEPITTAPAAAPAPAPEATETLISIDEFARIDLRVAQVIAAEAVAKADKLLKLTVKLGEETRTVVSGIRRWFEPEALVGRKVILVANLKPAKLRGIESQGMILAAEDDQGNLDLVGLGLDLPSGTKVR, via the coding sequence ATGAGCCAAGACCCCTTTTTCATCACGACCGCCATCGACTACGCCAACGGCGCGCCCCACATCGGGCACGTCTACGAGAAGATCCTCACCGACGCCATCGCCCGCTACCAGCGCCTCGCCGGGCGGGACGTGTTCTTCCTGACCGGCACCGACGAGCACGGCGAGAAGATCGCCAAGGCCGCCGCGAAGGCCGGACAGACCCCGCAGGTGTTCGTGGATGACCTCGCCACGCGCGCCTTCAAGGGCCTGTGGGACCGCCTGGAGATCAGCTACGACGACTTCGTGCGCACCACCGAGGGGCGCCACAAACGCTTCGTGCAGGACGTCCTGCAACGCGTGTACGACGCCGGGGACATCTACTTCGACGAGTACGAGGGCCTGTACTCGGTCGGCGCCGAACGCTACGTCACCGAGAAGGAACTCGTCGAGGGGCCCGACGGCGTGCGCCGCTACCCCGGCGACAAGGACCCGCCCGAACTGCGCCGCGAGGCGAACTACTTCTTCCGCATGGAGAAGTACCAGGCGTGGCTGCTGGAGCACATCCAGACGAACCCGGACTTCATCCAGCCCGCCGGGTACCGCAACGAGGTCATCGAAATGCTGCGCGAACCTATCGGGCCGCTGAGCATCTCCCGGCCCAAGAGCCGAGTCCCGTGGGGCATCGAACTGCCCTGGGACCCGGACCACGTCACGTACGTGTGGTTCGACGCGCTGCTGAACTACGTGTCCGCACCCGTCAGCAAGGGCGCCAAGCCCGACGTGATCGGCACCGCGTGGCACGTGATCGGCAAGGACATCCTCAAGCCGCACGCGGTGTTCTGGCCGACCATGCTGAGAGCCGCCGGGCTGCCCCCCTACCGCCGCCTCGTGGTGCACAGCCACATCCTCGCGGAGGACGGCCGCAAGATGGGCAAGAGCCTCGGCAACGCCATCGACCCCGAGGCGCTCGTGACCGAGTTCCCGGTCGACGCGATCCGCTACACCCTGCTGCGCGAGGCGACCCTCAGCGCCGACAGCCCCTACGGCGAGGGCATCCTCGTGAACCGCCTGAACAGCGACCTCGCCAACGACCTGGGCAACCTGCTGTCGCGCACCGTCAGCATGATCCAGAAGTACCGCGCGGGCGTGATTCCGGCCGCCGCGGACCTCAGCGACCGCGACCGCGAGATCGAAGCGGCCGCCCTGGCCCTGCCCGGACAGATCCTGGGACTCGTGGACGACCTGAAGATCAACATGGCCATCGAGGCCGCCATGAACTTCGTGCGCGACCTGAACCGCTACATCGCCGAGAGTGCCCCGTGGACCCTCGCCAAGAGCGAGGACACCCAGCGCCGCCTGGACACCGTGCTGTATACCGCCGCCGAGGGCCTGCGCGTCGCCAGCGTCGCCCTGGAAGCCGTGATTCCCGTCAAGGCCCGCGAACTGCGCGCCCAGCTGGGCCTCGGCGGGCACACGTACGCCCTGCAGGCCGCGTGGGGCCTCACGCCCGCCGGGACGCGCGTGCAGGGCGGCGCGATCCTCTTCCCGAAACCCGAACCGAAAGACACCCCCACCCCCGCCCCGAGCGCCCCGAAGCCCGGCAAGAAAGAGAAAGCCATGACCCAGACTGCCCCTGAACCGATCACCACCGCCCCCGCTGCCGCCCCGGCCCCCGCCCCCGAGGCGACCGAGACGCTGATCAGCATCGACGAGTTCGCCCGCATCGACCTGCGCGTCGCGCAAGTCATCGCCGCCGAGGCCGTCGCGAAGGCCGACAAGCTCCTGAAACTCACCGTGAAACTCGGCGAGGAGACCAGAACGGTCGTCAGCGGCATCCGCCGGTGGTTCGAACCCGAGGCCCTGGTGGGCCGCAAGGTCATCCTGGTCGCCAACCTCAAGCCCGCCAAGCTCCGCGGCATCGAGTCGCAGGGCATGATCCTCGCCGCCGAGGACGACCAGGGCAACCTGGACCTCGTGGGCCTGGGCCTGGACCTGCCCAGCGGCACCAAGGTCCGCTGA
- the rapZ gene encoding RNase adapter RapZ — translation MPFVVVSGLSGSGKSTALRTLEDAGFFITDNLPPELWGAMHDLVHARGLTRVAISTDVRTRDFMGALEDSYVRLSRRREDLRVLFLEANDDVLLKRYNFTRREHPLGENLMFDFARERELLAPLRSIADTVIDTTALSAKDLAAQVLRVFRLEHDFHLRLMSFGFKHAPPRDADLVLDVRSLPNPYYDPELRPRTGLDPEVAAYAFQGEASEQFYADLRDFVRVAAERARTTGRHGYTVAIGCTGGQHRSVAVAARLAHDLKDLNVGIMDHRDMKDPHE, via the coding sequence ATGCCGTTTGTCGTCGTGTCCGGTCTGTCCGGCAGTGGAAAAAGCACCGCGCTGCGAACCCTGGAAGACGCCGGGTTCTTCATCACGGACAACCTCCCGCCCGAACTGTGGGGCGCCATGCACGACCTCGTGCACGCCCGCGGCCTGACCCGCGTGGCCATCAGCACCGACGTCCGCACCCGCGACTTCATGGGCGCGCTGGAGGACAGCTACGTGCGCCTCTCGCGCCGCCGCGAGGACCTGCGCGTCCTGTTCCTCGAAGCGAACGACGACGTGCTGCTCAAACGCTACAACTTCACCCGCCGCGAGCATCCACTCGGGGAGAACCTGATGTTCGACTTCGCGCGGGAACGCGAACTGCTCGCCCCGCTGCGCTCCATCGCGGACACCGTGATCGACACGACCGCCCTGAGCGCCAAGGACCTCGCCGCGCAGGTCCTGCGGGTCTTCCGGCTGGAACACGACTTCCACCTGCGCCTGATGTCCTTCGGGTTCAAGCACGCCCCGCCCCGCGACGCGGACCTCGTGCTGGACGTCCGCAGTCTCCCCAACCCCTACTACGACCCGGAACTGCGCCCCCGCACCGGCCTGGACCCCGAGGTCGCCGCCTACGCCTTCCAGGGCGAGGCCAGCGAGCAGTTCTACGCCGACCTGCGCGACTTCGTGCGCGTCGCCGCCGAACGCGCCCGCACCACGGGCCGCCACGGGTACACCGTCGCGATCGGCTGCACCGGCGGGCAGCACCGCAGCGTCGCCGTCGCCGCGCGGCTCGCGCACGACCTGAAGGACCTGAATGTCGGTATCATGGATCACCGCGACATGAAAGACCCCCATGAGTGA
- a CDS encoding gluconeogenesis factor YvcK family protein, protein MSDPPLPHRAPPETRRRELLARGQHAGRRARMWMSPGLGVKRWLALFVICTLIGAVGVLHFTWTGPLHFTATRWILWVNALIRPEVMPLYVGGVVLMLLALIGALWSIMMLNRSVLRGTGTAPEQAVDLMYQNRHLSRGPRIVTLGGGTGMSNLLSGLRVHTGNTTAIVTVADDGGSSGRLRQSLDMIAPGDLTDCYAALSDSPVMARLLLHRFARGDGIQGHTFGNLMLATLSEQEGSLSDAMLDIHEVLRIRGRVYPAATQPPTLVAHLKDGRTVRGESQFATQVSPSRIDHVTLDPPDLPALPEVVQAIRDADQIVLGPGSLYTSIIPALLVPAVAQALRQTPAPLIYVASLMTEPGETDDLTLEAHVQAITRHLGRTPDCVLVNNAVPPRDVIARYAAEGAHLLSLSGASRDLRGRSVILPLLHPGQARHDPAALAQALLYAAPRRDQTV, encoded by the coding sequence ATGAGTGACCCGCCACTCCCGCACCGCGCTCCACCGGAGACCCGCCGCCGCGAACTGCTCGCGCGTGGCCAGCACGCCGGCCGCCGCGCCCGCATGTGGATGTCCCCCGGCCTGGGCGTCAAACGGTGGCTGGCGCTGTTCGTCATCTGCACCCTGATCGGCGCGGTGGGCGTGCTGCACTTCACCTGGACCGGCCCGCTGCACTTCACCGCGACCCGCTGGATCCTGTGGGTCAACGCCCTGATCCGCCCGGAGGTCATGCCGCTGTACGTGGGCGGCGTCGTCCTGATGCTGCTCGCGCTGATCGGGGCGCTGTGGAGCATCATGATGCTCAACCGCTCGGTGCTGCGCGGCACCGGCACCGCCCCCGAACAGGCCGTGGACCTCATGTACCAGAACCGCCACCTGTCCCGCGGCCCGCGCATCGTGACCCTGGGCGGCGGCACCGGCATGTCCAACCTCCTGTCAGGTCTGCGCGTCCACACCGGGAACACCACTGCCATCGTCACCGTCGCCGACGACGGCGGCAGCAGCGGCCGCCTGCGCCAGTCCCTGGACATGATCGCCCCTGGCGACCTGACCGACTGCTACGCCGCCCTGAGCGACAGTCCCGTCATGGCCCGCCTCCTGCTGCACCGCTTCGCGCGCGGGGACGGCATCCAGGGGCATACCTTCGGCAACCTGATGCTCGCCACGCTGAGCGAGCAGGAAGGCAGCCTCAGCGACGCCATGCTCGACATTCATGAGGTGCTGCGCATCCGCGGCCGCGTGTACCCCGCCGCCACCCAGCCCCCCACCCTGGTCGCCCACCTGAAAGACGGCCGCACTGTGCGCGGCGAGAGTCAGTTCGCCACGCAGGTCAGTCCGTCCCGCATCGACCATGTGACCCTCGACCCGCCCGACCTGCCCGCCCTGCCCGAGGTCGTGCAGGCCATCCGGGACGCCGACCAGATCGTCCTGGGCCCCGGCAGCCTGTACACCAGCATCATTCCCGCGCTGCTCGTACCCGCCGTCGCGCAGGCTCTGCGGCAGACCCCCGCGCCGCTGATCTACGTGGCGAGCCTGATGACCGAACCCGGCGAGACCGACGACCTGACCCTGGAGGCGCACGTGCAGGCCATCACCCGCCACCTGGGCCGCACCCCCGACTGCGTGCTGGTGAACAACGCCGTTCCGCCCCGGGACGTGATCGCCCGCTACGCCGCCGAGGGCGCCCACCTGCTGAGCCTCAGCGGTGCCAGCCGCGACCTGCGCGGCCGCAGCGTGATCCTGCCCCTGCTGCACCCCGGGCAGGCCCGCCACGACCCGGCCGCCCTGGCCCAGGCGCTGCTGTACGCCGCGCCCCGCCGCGACCAGACCGTCTGA
- a CDS encoding alpha/beta hydrolase produces MTACLLAVLTLSACTRTTLPTQSRPHDTRTFKAVTPTFTALTGASIYQGVMPGLHGDAAYAIEVPATWNGQLIMYAHGYAGDGPDLKVQAPALRAYWLSLGYAWAASSYSANYYDVQAGVEDTNALANAFPTLTGRAKPTKTLIMGVSMGGHVAGAAVEKETAQTAKNRTTYAAAMPVCGVMDEDYEFQWLGDYTLAAAQLAGVGPKTFPQGSDTYRALLPDILGALFTSTTDPLWQENATQGAKLREIARHLTGGPRPAFELGFRAGYWQKAVLGTGGADGTITGILPRNIYGNATTTYRWTTGATPTAAETAFNAGLVRVTPAQDPNPTLTGKVRYLPRVNGEISVPVLTLHTTGDFYVPFKHQQLYRAAVTAAGNGDRLVQRAIRAAGHCEFTGPELVEGFNDLVKWEAGGAKPAGDDVTTPVVLADPNYGCPFTRGTRPGVDACPAN; encoded by the coding sequence ATGACCGCCTGCCTGCTCGCCGTCCTGACCCTGTCCGCCTGCACCCGCACTACCCTCCCCACCCAGAGCCGCCCGCACGACACCCGCACCTTCAAGGCCGTGACCCCCACCTTCACCGCCCTGACCGGCGCGAGCATCTACCAGGGCGTCATGCCCGGCCTGCACGGCGACGCCGCGTACGCCATCGAGGTTCCCGCCACCTGGAACGGCCAGCTGATCATGTACGCCCACGGCTACGCCGGGGACGGCCCGGACCTGAAAGTCCAGGCGCCCGCCCTGCGCGCCTACTGGCTGAGCCTCGGGTACGCCTGGGCCGCCAGTTCCTACAGCGCCAACTACTACGACGTGCAGGCCGGCGTGGAGGACACCAACGCCCTGGCCAACGCCTTCCCGACCCTGACCGGCCGGGCGAAACCCACCAAGACCCTGATCATGGGCGTCAGCATGGGCGGGCACGTGGCGGGCGCCGCCGTCGAGAAGGAAACGGCCCAGACCGCGAAGAACAGAACCACCTACGCCGCCGCCATGCCCGTCTGCGGCGTCATGGACGAGGACTACGAATTCCAGTGGCTCGGGGACTACACCCTGGCCGCCGCGCAGCTCGCCGGGGTCGGCCCGAAGACCTTCCCGCAGGGCAGCGACACGTACCGCGCGCTGCTCCCTGACATCCTGGGGGCACTGTTCACCAGCACCACCGACCCCCTGTGGCAGGAGAACGCCACCCAGGGCGCCAAACTGCGCGAGATCGCCCGTCACCTCACCGGCGGCCCCCGTCCCGCCTTCGAACTGGGCTTCCGCGCCGGGTACTGGCAGAAGGCCGTGCTGGGCACCGGCGGCGCCGACGGCACCATCACCGGCATCCTGCCGCGCAACATCTACGGCAACGCCACCACCACCTACCGCTGGACGACCGGCGCAACCCCCACCGCCGCCGAGACCGCCTTCAACGCGGGCCTCGTGCGCGTTACCCCCGCCCAGGACCCCAACCCCACCCTGACCGGCAAGGTGCGCTACCTGCCCCGCGTGAACGGCGAGATCAGCGTGCCCGTCCTGACCCTGCACACCACCGGGGACTTCTATGTACCCTTCAAACACCAGCAGTTGTACCGCGCCGCCGTCACTGCCGCCGGGAACGGCGACCGCCTCGTGCAGCGCGCCATCCGCGCCGCCGGACACTGCGAATTCACCGGACCCGAACTCGTCGAAGGTTTCAACGACCTCGTGAAATGGGAGGCGGGCGGCGCGAAACCCGCCGGGGACGACGTCACTACCCCTGTCGTGCTGGCCGACCCGAACTACGGCTGCCCATTCACGCGCGGCACCCGCCCCGGCGTGGACGCCTGCCCCGCGAACTGA
- a CDS encoding thiamine diphosphokinase, protein MIAWVLVGGRLVDSPLLAALPRPDVVVAADGGARHAALLGMWGVGVRVDVWVGDFDSSAGVFVDAPREVHPAAKDETDAELAIRVARERGATELMLLGAFGGRFDHTLALALLALRLTEREGLRVTLSSGDEWGWPLTPASPLSLEVPRGATLSVLAVTDLRGLSLGGVRWPLDHADIPLGSGWTVSNEALGGTVTASLREGRALVTLLPTLPE, encoded by the coding sequence GTGATCGCGTGGGTGCTGGTGGGGGGGCGGCTGGTGGATTCGCCGCTGCTGGCGGCGCTGCCCCGCCCGGACGTGGTGGTCGCGGCGGATGGTGGGGCGCGGCACGCGGCGCTGCTGGGCATGTGGGGCGTTGGCGTGCGGGTGGACGTGTGGGTGGGGGATTTCGACTCGTCGGCGGGCGTGTTCGTGGACGCCCCGCGTGAGGTGCATCCGGCGGCGAAGGACGAGACGGACGCGGAACTGGCGATCCGCGTGGCGCGCGAGCGGGGCGCGACGGAACTGATGCTGCTGGGTGCGTTCGGCGGGCGCTTCGATCACACGCTGGCGCTGGCGCTGCTGGCCCTGCGCCTGACGGAACGCGAGGGCCTGCGCGTGACCCTGAGCAGCGGGGACGAGTGGGGCTGGCCGCTGACGCCCGCCTCTCCCCTGTCGCTGGAGGTGCCGCGCGGCGCGACCCTGAGCGTGCTGGCCGTGACCGACCTGCGCGGCCTGAGCCTGGGCGGGGTGCGCTGGCCGCTGGACCACGCGGATATTCCGCTGGGGAGCGGCTGGACGGTCAGCAACGAGGCGCTGGGCGGCACGGTGACCGCCTCGCTGCGGGAAGGCCGCGCCCTCGTGACGCTGCTCCCCACCCTGCCGGAGTAA